One Campylobacter concisus DNA segment encodes these proteins:
- a CDS encoding molybdopterin dinucleotide binding domain-containing protein — MNPENAKQKGIENGDLVVVSSKRGKILCGAVVTDDVRKDVVCVAEGAWYDPQNPGEIGSMCVHGDVNILTIDKGTSKLAQGNISHTALVNIEKFTGNAPKVKVFSKPNT; from the coding sequence ATAAATCCAGAAAATGCTAAACAAAAAGGCATTGAAAATGGTGATCTAGTCGTTGTTTCATCAAAACGTGGCAAAATTTTATGTGGCGCTGTCGTAACAGATGATGTCAGAAAAGATGTAGTTTGCGTAGCAGAGGGTGCGTGGTATGATCCACAAAATCCTGGCGAGATAGGATCTATGTGCGTTCATGGCGATGTAAACATCCTAACTATCGATAAGGGCACATCAAAGCTTGCACAAGGCAATATATCTCATACGGCTCTTGTAAATATAGAGAAATTTACAGGCAATGCCCCAAAAGTAAAGGTATTTTCAAAACCTAACACATAA
- a CDS encoding site-specific integrase: protein MNLGDSIIQSFVNSFMKVKLSKSIKEHSLLNKKMDVEFLNALNDYFKQSLIDGGLPQILIKDISNITNTAGALGSKNKENIGQTLLEKNILTLNYLVSKLEKSSVLFDDKREHCFLEDDSSDNLAKHAKPSSFDAKDIASFQENIKELEDSGCLPITDGQLKAMAQRISETVYAILDQKYGSTSNLKLVRTKNSHRSMEDIILDPNPPKNIKIKLDDDSSFSIFNPSAQVTQEYEIRQALQVASGSSNQFSALNLEDQKSLKDAFEIFETNTKRADKWSPDTQRLVTGVKKLLFLYFNEDTPVYRITRDNLLEFRDLLYKIPTKLAQKSRYKDKSLSQILKLGENDDKLSEPTIQKYMIRVIQFFNYCFDSGYISKSITAKMNVKIDIDPSERAVLPYEASEARKIFEIVTSIKQSCKSPSSRIEASELYYVTMIAAYSGMRIKEITQLHKEDIALKDGIYCFNINTNDGKTTKTKNSIRFVPIHSKLIDLGLLEYVNSKKSGNIFKVSNKDFSEIFRSQIQRKFIDKDSKKTFYSFRHYFIDYLVQREVEANLIAQIVGHEKQYKILLNTYAKPINANTLKAKVEMVSYDNE from the coding sequence ATGAATCTTGGTGATAGCATAATCCAATCTTTTGTAAATTCGTTTATGAAAGTAAAGCTTAGTAAGAGCATCAAAGAGCACTCTCTTCTTAATAAGAAGATGGATGTAGAATTTCTAAATGCGCTCAATGACTACTTTAAACAAAGTTTGATAGATGGCGGTCTGCCTCAAATTTTAATTAAGGATATAAGTAATATCACTAACACTGCTGGCGCTCTTGGTAGCAAGAATAAAGAGAACATAGGGCAAACTCTTTTAGAGAAAAACATACTAACACTTAACTATCTTGTATCAAAGCTTGAGAAGAGCAGTGTGCTCTTTGATGACAAGCGTGAGCACTGTTTCCTTGAAGATGATTCTAGTGATAACTTAGCCAAACATGCCAAACCTAGTTCGTTTGACGCTAAGGACATAGCTTCATTCCAAGAAAATATAAAAGAGCTTGAAGATAGCGGTTGTTTGCCTATTACGGATGGACAGCTTAAGGCTATGGCTCAGAGGATTAGCGAAACGGTTTATGCCATACTAGATCAAAAGTATGGCTCAACTTCAAATTTAAAGCTAGTAAGAACAAAGAATAGCCATAGAAGCATGGAAGATATCATATTGGATCCAAATCCACCAAAAAATATCAAGATAAAATTAGATGACGATAGTAGCTTTAGTATTTTTAATCCTAGCGCCCAAGTAACACAAGAGTATGAGATCAGGCAAGCATTGCAAGTGGCATCTGGCTCTAGCAATCAATTCTCAGCTTTAAATTTAGAAGATCAAAAGAGCTTAAAGGATGCATTCGAGATATTTGAGACAAACACTAAAAGAGCTGACAAGTGGTCGCCAGATACGCAAAGACTAGTTACTGGCGTAAAAAAGCTCTTATTTTTATACTTTAACGAAGATACGCCAGTTTATAGGATCACAAGAGATAACTTGCTTGAATTTAGAGATCTTCTTTATAAAATTCCAACTAAGCTAGCTCAAAAGAGCAGGTATAAAGATAAAAGTTTATCTCAGATACTTAAGCTAGGAGAAAATGACGATAAACTCTCTGAGCCTACTATCCAAAAATATATGATAAGGGTTATTCAGTTTTTTAACTACTGCTTTGATAGCGGCTATATAAGTAAAAGCATAACTGCAAAAATGAATGTCAAGATAGACATAGACCCTAGCGAAAGGGCAGTGCTTCCATACGAAGCATCAGAAGCTAGAAAGATCTTTGAGATAGTAACTAGTATCAAACAAAGTTGTAAATCACCAAGTTCAAGGATAGAGGCTAGTGAGCTCTACTACGTCACAATGATAGCTGCTTATAGTGGCATGAGGATAAAAGAGATCACACAGCTTCATAAGGAAGATATAGCTTTAAAAGATGGGATTTACTGCTTTAACATAAACACAAATGATGGTAAAACCACCAAGACCAAAAACAGCATTAGGTTTGTGCCTATTCATAGTAAGCTCATAGATCTAGGTCTGCTAGAATATGTTAATAGCAAGAAAAGCGGAAATATATTTAAGGTAAGCAATAAGGACTTCTCTGAAATTTTTAGAAGCCAGATCCAAAGAAAGTTTATAGACAAAGACTCTAAAAAGACCTTCTACTCTTTTAGGCACTACTTTATAGACTATCTAGTGCAACGCGAGGTAGAAGCTAACCTTATAGCCCAGATAGTAGGACATGAAAAGCAGTATAAAATTTTACTAAACACTTATGCCAAGCCTATTAATGCAAACACACTAAAGGCTAAAGTAGAGATGGTATCGTATGATAATGAGTAG
- a CDS encoding molybdopterin-dependent oxidoreductase produces the protein MSAITPHIAGSDEGNSLVTAWPVILKNTEVVVIWGADPINTNQIAWGVPDHESYIYFRKLKEQMKKRGIKVITIDPVYNNTANYLNSEHFFVNPTTDVAMMMAICYEMMNAGVADEKFLKKYTSGSEQFIAYLKGESEDKVVKNAAWAAKICGVSEVEIGNLAKIFGSKRTMLMGGWGPQRAHHGEQFHWMMITLAAFIGQIGLPGGGYGFGYHYSDGGCPSPAAPNGSALALASGSATTSTAFPGLGAIGIVPSTEGEWKNRSNVAIPVSRILDCINNPGKEVDFNCKKITYPTIKMAYWAGGNPFHHAPDTNLMAKTFEKLDTFIVQDCFWTASARMADIVLPATTEQERDDITKSHTNKFIIAMHKIAEPYEQAKNDYQIYCGILKEFGDKEYMAFSEGKSEMDWIKQFYNASKKKGDDAKLGMPSFDEFWAKGYVEFKVPPHAHEYVTMAEYRKNPIINRLGTPSGKFEILSKKIAKAAYDDCKAHPTWMEPMEWLGDVEKTKKYPLNLVTPHPKYRLHSQLNNTWLRNLEEVQGREPVWMHPDDAKARGLENGDVVRIFNDRGQTLAGVIVTKNVKQGVVRMQEGSWWDPDKNGLCRHGNVNVLIPNEPTSSLAMGNQATALVQIEKFEGELPNLEVFSQPKFAKKG, from the coding sequence ATCAGTGCGATCACGCCACACATTGCAGGCTCTGACGAGGGCAACTCTCTTGTTACTGCGTGGCCAGTGATACTTAAAAACACCGAAGTTGTCGTCATATGGGGAGCTGACCCGATCAATACAAACCAGATCGCATGGGGAGTGCCAGATCACGAGAGCTACATTTATTTTCGTAAGTTAAAAGAGCAGATGAAAAAGCGTGGCATCAAAGTCATTACAATCGATCCAGTTTATAACAACACTGCAAACTATCTAAATTCAGAGCACTTTTTCGTCAATCCAACAACCGACGTTGCCATGATGATGGCGATATGTTACGAGATGATGAACGCTGGCGTGGCTGATGAGAAATTTCTAAAAAAATATACAAGCGGCTCAGAGCAATTTATCGCTTATCTAAAAGGCGAGAGCGAGGATAAAGTTGTAAAAAATGCTGCTTGGGCGGCAAAAATTTGTGGAGTGAGCGAGGTAGAGATTGGAAATTTAGCTAAAATTTTTGGCTCAAAACGAACTATGCTAATGGGTGGCTGGGGACCACAGCGCGCACATCACGGTGAGCAGTTTCACTGGATGATGATAACTCTTGCTGCGTTTATTGGACAGATCGGCTTGCCTGGTGGCGGATATGGCTTTGGTTACCACTACTCTGACGGCGGTTGCCCAAGCCCAGCTGCGCCAAACGGCAGCGCACTTGCACTTGCAAGCGGCTCTGCTACGACATCTACAGCTTTCCCTGGACTAGGAGCTATCGGCATCGTACCATCAACTGAGGGCGAGTGGAAAAACCGCAGTAATGTCGCTATTCCTGTTTCAAGAATACTTGATTGTATAAACAATCCTGGCAAAGAGGTTGATTTTAACTGTAAAAAGATCACCTACCCAACTATAAAAATGGCATACTGGGCTGGCGGCAATCCGTTCCACCATGCACCAGATACAAATTTAATGGCAAAAACATTTGAAAAGCTTGATACGTTTATCGTGCAAGATTGCTTCTGGACGGCTTCGGCTCGCATGGCTGACATAGTTTTGCCGGCTACCACTGAGCAAGAGAGAGACGACATCACAAAATCTCATACAAACAAATTTATTATAGCTATGCATAAGATCGCTGAGCCATACGAGCAAGCTAAAAACGACTACCAAATTTACTGCGGCATTTTAAAAGAATTTGGCGATAAAGAGTATATGGCATTTAGTGAGGGCAAGAGTGAAATGGACTGGATCAAGCAGTTTTATAATGCCTCAAAGAAAAAGGGCGATGATGCAAAACTAGGCATGCCAAGTTTTGATGAGTTTTGGGCGAAAGGTTATGTTGAGTTTAAAGTCCCGCCTCACGCCCACGAATACGTAACTATGGCTGAGTATAGAAAAAATCCTATCATCAACCGCCTAGGAACGCCATCTGGCAAGTTTGAAATTTTGTCTAAAAAGATCGCAAAAGCAGCTTATGATGACTGCAAGGCGCACCCAACTTGGATGGAGCCGATGGAGTGGCTAGGAGACGTGGAAAAAACAAAAAAATATCCATTAAATTTAGTAACCCCACACCCAAAATATCGCCTTCACAGCCAACTAAACAACACATGGCTTAGAAACCTTGAAGAAGTTCAAGGCAGAGAGCCTGTATGGATGCATCCAGACGATGCAAAAGCTAGAGGTCTTGAAAACGGCGATGTGGTAAGAATTTTCAACGATCGCGGTCAAACTTTAGCAGGAGTTATCGTAACTAAAAACGTAAAACAAGGCGTTGTTAGAATGCAAGAGGGTAGCTGGTGGGATCCAGATAAAAACGGACTTTGCAGACACGGAAACGTAAACGTCCTAATACCAAACGAACCAACCTCAAGCCTTGCTATGGGAAATCAAGCAACTGCACTCGTGCAAATCGAGAAATTTGAGGGTGAATTGCCAAATCTAGAGGTCTTTTCTCAGCCAAAATTTGCAAAAAAAGGATAA
- a CDS encoding retention module-containing protein, with protein MSKEIGVVKNVTQGSVKAVSPTGESRELKVGDIVYQGEKIVTESTDAKVVIAKADGKEISLIGKDSINLDQSVSENSQTTADINSLQKSILGGQDLNALEETAAGGNQAGGNAGGDGVSLGAASFAQGGHYSNISANFNNLGDLGASFEAPVSSVGGGQGENLGDGAAADNVVPQPPLPPQPNGIIKIPLSAHKGEDPAAELIPAFTTKIPSGYSVQKQGDGRSYLVPDDGVNEFTYNNGWYVSNDGQLAIGQDEAKKLAVTSNANEGNYPDDGTVAKIVAPNAQLNVFGSDFKDNIVVDNTQINNVYGGVGADKISGINSAKLSNISGGSGNDVVDLNKTTITGIVVGNDGDDTINVDNGSKVAKSVYGNDGKDTITIDNSSVVSKYVFGNAGEDTIVVQGGARVDEWVLGDTKTKNDMHEKQVKPNLDITDNGAGNDTIIISGTGTSVKNIGGGNDDDTITVEKGAHVELIQADEGDDIITVTGAGTFTSAVNGRGGKDTILVSDQATVEGIVGRWGNDDITVTGAGTTVTEYVQGNEDADTIRILDGATVNQYVSGGRGEAPSVYGGAQDSDKNTVIIKNATVKGDVEGSTSGGDSKIEISGSTINGKVVGSNDGTKVSKLTIEDGSVDFSKVEKITSLELGGADKNLNITLTKDDIFRNNELKIDGEEGDKVTLQGGFREAGSHDGYKTYTVTGSTISVDIKEDVVVTL; from the coding sequence ATGTCAAAGGAAATAGGTGTAGTAAAAAATGTAACGCAAGGAAGCGTAAAAGCTGTAAGCCCAACAGGCGAAAGCAGAGAATTAAAAGTAGGTGACATAGTATATCAAGGTGAAAAGATAGTCACTGAATCAACTGACGCAAAAGTAGTAATAGCAAAAGCAGATGGAAAAGAGATAAGCCTAATAGGTAAAGACTCAATAAATTTAGACCAAAGCGTTAGTGAAAATTCTCAAACAACAGCTGATATAAATTCACTTCAAAAATCAATTTTAGGCGGTCAAGACCTTAACGCTTTAGAAGAGACTGCAGCTGGCGGAAACCAAGCAGGTGGAAACGCTGGAGGTGACGGAGTAAGTCTTGGTGCTGCTAGCTTTGCACAGGGTGGTCACTACTCAAATATAAGTGCGAATTTTAACAACCTTGGCGACCTAGGTGCCTCGTTTGAAGCTCCGGTTAGCTCAGTCGGCGGCGGACAAGGTGAAAATTTAGGTGACGGCGCGGCTGCTGATAACGTAGTGCCACAACCACCATTGCCACCACAGCCAAATGGCATAATCAAAATCCCACTCTCAGCTCACAAGGGAGAGGACCCAGCGGCTGAGCTGATACCGGCATTTACGACAAAGATACCTAGCGGATATAGCGTACAAAAGCAAGGTGATGGCAGAAGCTACCTAGTGCCTGATGATGGTGTGAATGAATTTACATATAACAATGGCTGGTACGTGAGCAACGACGGCCAGCTAGCTATCGGCCAAGATGAGGCCAAAAAGCTAGCAGTGACTAGCAACGCAAACGAGGGCAACTACCCAGATGATGGCACTGTTGCAAAGATAGTAGCTCCAAATGCACAGCTAAACGTTTTTGGCTCAGATTTTAAAGATAATATAGTTGTAGATAACACGCAGATAAATAACGTCTACGGCGGTGTTGGTGCTGATAAAATTTCAGGTATAAATTCTGCAAAGCTTAGCAACATCTCTGGTGGCTCTGGCAATGACGTGGTTGATTTGAACAAAACTACGATCACTGGCATAGTTGTGGGCAACGATGGCGACGATACTATAAATGTAGATAATGGCTCAAAAGTTGCTAAAAGCGTATATGGCAATGACGGAAAAGACACTATAACGATAGATAATAGCTCTGTTGTTAGTAAGTATGTATTTGGTAACGCTGGCGAAGATACGATAGTAGTTCAAGGCGGTGCTAGAGTAGACGAATGGGTGCTTGGCGATACAAAGACTAAAAATGATATGCATGAAAAACAAGTAAAGCCAAATTTAGATATAACGGATAACGGCGCTGGTAATGACACCATAATAATAAGTGGTACAGGAACTAGTGTGAAAAATATAGGTGGTGGAAACGACGATGATACTATCACAGTAGAAAAAGGCGCGCATGTTGAACTCATCCAAGCAGACGAGGGAGACGATATCATAACTGTAACTGGCGCTGGCACATTCACAAGCGCAGTAAACGGCAGAGGTGGCAAAGATACTATCTTAGTTAGCGACCAAGCAACGGTTGAGGGCATAGTTGGTAGATGGGGCAATGACGACATAACAGTAACTGGCGCTGGCACTACCGTAACTGAATATGTACAGGGCAACGAAGACGCTGATACTATTAGAATTTTAGACGGAGCCACTGTAAATCAATATGTAAGCGGAGGTCGTGGCGAGGCGCCTAGCGTATATGGTGGCGCTCAAGACTCTGATAAAAACACAGTGATCATCAAAAATGCCACAGTAAAAGGTGACGTAGAGGGCAGCACTAGTGGCGGTGATAGTAAGATCGAAATTTCAGGCTCTACTATAAATGGTAAAGTAGTTGGCTCTAACGACGGTACAAAAGTTAGCAAACTTACCATAGAAGACGGCTCTGTGGACTTTAGTAAGGTTGAGAAAATAACAAGCCTTGAGCTTGGCGGAGCTGATAAAAATTTAAATATCACGCTAACTAAAGATGATATCTTTAGAAACAATGAGCTTAAGATAGATGGCGAAGAAGGCGATAAAGTAACATTACAAGGTGGCTTTAGAGAGGCTGGCTCGCATGATGGCTACAAAACATACACGGTAACAGGCTCTACGATAAGCGTAGATATCAAAGAGGATGTTGTTGTAACTCTATAA
- a CDS encoding molybdopterin-dependent oxidoreductase, translated as MQRRDFLKAPAATAAGASSLNATSLISDNLMSDTPAKMSASHFGAIKGLVKNGKFEGALDASEIDFYPVSLTQGVVARTYDQTRIARPSVRKGYLEKGYQSDKSMRGKDEWVEISWEQAFKLVADELKRVNKEYGGSAIYGGSYGWYSVGSINNPQTLLGRI; from the coding sequence ATGCAAAGACGAGATTTTTTAAAAGCTCCAGCAGCTACAGCCGCTGGAGCAAGTAGCTTAAACGCAACAAGTCTCATAAGCGACAACCTAATGAGCGACACGCCTGCAAAGATGAGCGCAAGTCATTTTGGTGCTATCAAAGGGCTAGTTAAAAACGGTAAATTCGAAGGTGCATTAGATGCTAGCGAGATCGACTTTTACCCAGTTAGCTTAACTCAAGGCGTGGTTGCTAGAACCTACGATCAAACTCGTATCGCGCGTCCAAGCGTGCGTAAAGGATACCTAGAAAAAGGCTATCAAAGCGATAAATCAATGCGCGGTAAGGACGAGTGGGTCGAGATAAGCTGGGAGCAGGCTTTTAAACTAGTAGCCGACGAACTAAAACGCGTTAATAAAGAATATGGCGGCAGCGCGATCTATGGCGGTAGCTATGGTTGGTATAGCGTTGGTAGCATTAACAATCCGCAAACGCTTCTTGGCCGTATCTAA
- a CDS encoding response regulator transcription factor, translating to MNEIFKELAHLNVLLVEDDTQLQGVLAGLLAPYVSQIYKAQNGQEGLECFSKNDIDIIITDINMTHMSGTSMAKRVRELDARVPIIFITAYDTDENLQNSLNIQNSNLLKKPFDKQQLLIMILMATKNGSNANKRLNLGRGFSYDTQDRLLYNENKNIVLTRTEQRLLHILAINKERVVSFEMIENFTWSGKVASFETMRNYINKLRNKTYAQLIKNVQGLGYKLSLDDEA from the coding sequence ATGAATGAAATTTTTAAAGAGTTAGCACACTTAAATGTGCTTTTGGTTGAGGACGACACGCAGTTGCAAGGAGTTTTAGCTGGACTTCTTGCGCCATATGTAAGCCAAATTTATAAGGCGCAAAACGGGCAAGAAGGCTTAGAGTGCTTTAGCAAAAACGACATTGATATTATCATCACTGATATTAATATGACCCATATGAGCGGAACGTCGATGGCAAAACGAGTTAGAGAGCTTGATGCGCGTGTGCCTATCATTTTTATTACAGCCTATGATACCGATGAAAATTTACAAAACTCACTAAACATACAAAATTCAAATCTGCTTAAAAAGCCATTTGATAAACAGCAACTTTTAATCATGATATTAATGGCTACAAAAAATGGTTCAAATGCTAATAAGCGATTAAATTTAGGTCGTGGCTTTAGCTATGATACGCAAGATAGGTTGCTTTATAATGAGAATAAAAATATCGTTTTAACTAGAACTGAGCAGCGACTTTTGCATATCCTAGCGATAAATAAAGAGCGAGTCGTATCGTTTGAGATGATAGAAAATTTCACGTGGAGTGGCAAAGTAGCGTCATTTGAAACTATGCGAAACTACATAAATAAACTGCGTAATAAAACCTATGCGCAGCTTATCAAAAACGTTCAAGGGCTTGGTTACAAGCTCTCTCTTGATGATGAAGCTTGA
- a CDS encoding retention module-containing protein — translation MSKEIGVVKNVTQGSVKAVSLTGESRELKVGDIVYQGEKIVTESTDAKVVIAKADGKEISLIGKDSINLDQSVSENSQTTADITSLQKAILGGQDLNALEETAAGGNQAGGNAGGDGVSLGAASFAQGGHYSNISANFSNLSSQASANAPAVSNVGGGQAITLDTLAVAINEIYPTSNVPTPTITTIIDGKYGGKWNADVIGDLSNDNRPFIKGTAEAGSIVEIYDNGTKIDETRAYDDGTWEYVVQNDLPDGKHTITTVAVVDGERSLSSKGAEVTIDATKPTVEWTDLPHNIIRKNVISMSDSDPEPSMSGKTEPNSEVKVTIGSIDDSGTHTVFEGKVKADASGNFTIDKTTMGDGFPEHFVPGEYSFTTQVFDPASNSSFTNLPKNYTPKNGAFSIERIYDDDFSDLTLQGDYGPIYRAHDADRTPTFEGTAEANSEITLVVKHHGYDFMEDKRTPVEIQDVLTTRADENGRWSVEANVDYKDSALDYHTVEAKSTTTSGEVFELTPTTFFMPTTAPEDHL, via the coding sequence ATGTCAAAGGAAATAGGCGTAGTAAAAAATGTAACGCAAGGAAGCGTAAAAGCTGTAAGTCTAACAGGCGAAAGCAGAGAATTAAAAGTAGGTGACATAGTATATCAAGGAGAAAAGATAGTCACTGAATCAACTGACGCAAAAGTAGTAATAGCAAAAGCAGATGGAAAAGAGATAAGCCTAATAGGTAAAGACTCAATAAATTTAGACCAAAGCGTTAGTGAAAATTCTCAAACAACAGCAGATATCACTTCACTTCAAAAAGCAATACTTGGCGGCCAAGACCTTAACGCTTTAGAAGAGACTGCAGCTGGCGGAAACCAAGCCGGTGGAAACGCTGGAGGTGACGGAGTAAGTCTTGGTGCTGCTAGCTTTGCACAAGGTGGTCACTACTCAAATATAAGTGCGAATTTTTCTAACCTTTCATCTCAAGCAAGCGCAAATGCCCCAGCTGTTTCAAACGTAGGTGGCGGACAGGCTATCACTCTTGATACTCTTGCAGTTGCTATTAATGAGATATATCCAACTAGCAATGTTCCAACTCCAACAATTACAACAATAATAGATGGCAAGTATGGTGGCAAGTGGAATGCTGATGTAATAGGTGATCTATCAAATGATAATAGACCATTTATTAAAGGAACAGCAGAGGCTGGATCAATAGTTGAAATCTATGACAATGGCACTAAGATAGATGAAACAAGAGCCTATGATGATGGCACTTGGGAATATGTAGTGCAAAATGACCTTCCTGATGGAAAGCACACTATCACAACTGTGGCTGTTGTAGATGGCGAGAGAAGCCTTAGCAGCAAAGGGGCTGAGGTTACTATTGATGCAACTAAGCCAACAGTAGAGTGGACAGATTTACCACATAACATTATAAGAAAAAATGTAATTTCTATGAGCGATAGTGATCCTGAGCCGTCAATGAGTGGTAAGACTGAGCCAAATTCTGAAGTGAAAGTAACAATAGGCTCAATAGACGATAGTGGAACTCATACAGTTTTTGAAGGTAAGGTAAAAGCTGATGCTAGTGGTAACTTCACAATAGATAAAACTACTATGGGTGATGGCTTCCCAGAACACTTTGTGCCTGGCGAATACTCTTTCACAACACAGGTGTTTGATCCCGCTAGTAATTCAAGTTTTACAAATTTACCTAAAAACTATACACCAAAAAATGGTGCATTCTCAATAGAGCGTATCTATGATGATGATTTTAGCGACCTAACACTACAAGGTGATTATGGCCCTATTTACAGAGCACATGATGCTGATAGAACTCCAACATTTGAGGGCACAGCAGAGGCAAATTCTGAGATAACATTAGTTGTTAAACACCATGGATATGATTTTATGGAGGATAAGAGAACTCCAGTTGAAATACAAGATGTTTTAACAACAAGAGCTGATGAGAATGGTAGATGGAGCGTAGAGGCAAATGTTGATTATAAAGACTCTGCACTTGATTATCATACAGTAGAGGCAAAATCTACTACAACATCAGGCGAAGTGTTTGAGCTTACCCCAACTACATTCTTTATGCCAACAACTGCACCTGAAGATCACCTATAG
- a CDS encoding cache domain-containing protein encodes MGYFYLVFTNYDENKQQTYNSAVSSQIKTVQKYKAIINERIEQQKRLLEETAKFIETKDYIKDYATIKGVLSIVARTGSFLAVYAGYPDSYRFVASNDIEPQYNFSDRPWFVAAKESMTTSFTEPYIDRQLGIYVISVSTPLLKNGKFIGVLTADLDFEIFQKELATLFPLANGSAFLMVDGKNILDQTEQILDFSGAQTKEILQKISVKKQGNEKILIKNKPYIFVYDTLANSKWMLVSVLDEGMIYRQIDKKALKDLGIFLALAFFGICAFATLYVAQRKFYKNKHLLNLFAKNPIGGLVITDKAGNIAFINKEFEKIFGLKFKANIGKNLKELSSIFCSNKTTQSIFTQISSNPTKSFSLTSKKGELFYKTEFLPLLDKQGVFEGVFIMSHDITHEVSLEQNRQKQEQILLQNSKMAALGEMIGVISHQYKQPLNTLLLLASDTHELLSGKNGDKMALKNIENIRMNVELMNETIDVFRDFYKEDFCEKEFDLTNVLDDVLYICRPQLQVKNIELRFTYDEGSYKIKSYANYIKHVLMNLITNAKDELVKKAKNRENFSPYVAINLSQDESKFIITIEDNANGVDSELLDKIFEPFFTTKGDDGTGMGLYLCKLIFEKKLRGDIRLANAKNPTKFEIELLK; translated from the coding sequence GTGGGATATTTTTATCTAGTTTTTACAAACTATGATGAGAACAAACAACAAACATACAACTCTGCCGTTTCAAGCCAGATAAAAACAGTGCAAAAATACAAAGCAATAATAAACGAGCGCATCGAACAACAAAAGCGACTGCTTGAGGAGACCGCTAAATTTATAGAGACAAAAGACTATATAAAAGACTATGCTACGATAAAAGGAGTGCTTAGCATTGTTGCTAGAACGGGTAGCTTTTTAGCAGTCTATGCCGGCTATCCTGATAGCTACAGATTTGTCGCAAGCAACGATATAGAGCCGCAATATAATTTCTCAGACCGCCCTTGGTTTGTCGCGGCAAAAGAGAGTATGACAACAAGCTTTACCGAGCCATATATCGACCGCCAGCTTGGCATCTACGTCATCTCTGTCTCAACGCCACTTTTAAAAAATGGTAAATTTATAGGTGTTTTGACGGCTGACCTTGACTTTGAAATTTTTCAAAAAGAGCTTGCCACACTCTTTCCGCTTGCAAATGGCTCAGCGTTTTTAATGGTAGATGGCAAAAATATCCTCGATCAAACAGAGCAAATTTTAGACTTTTCAGGCGCTCAAACCAAAGAGATATTGCAAAAAATTTCAGTTAAAAAACAAGGAAATGAGAAAATTCTTATCAAAAATAAGCCTTATATTTTTGTATATGATACGCTCGCAAATAGCAAATGGATGCTAGTTAGCGTGCTTGATGAGGGTATGATTTACAGGCAAATCGACAAAAAAGCGCTAAAAGATCTTGGTATTTTTTTGGCATTGGCATTTTTTGGCATTTGTGCCTTTGCTACTCTTTATGTGGCGCAGCGAAAATTTTATAAAAACAAGCATCTTTTAAATCTTTTTGCAAAAAACCCAATAGGTGGGCTTGTCATCACAGATAAAGCTGGCAATATCGCCTTTATCAACAAAGAATTCGAGAAAATTTTTGGCCTAAAATTTAAGGCAAATATCGGTAAAAATTTAAAAGAACTCTCTAGTATTTTTTGCTCGAATAAAACCACACAGAGTATATTTACGCAAATCAGCAGCAACCCAACCAAGAGCTTTAGCCTGACTTCAAAAAAGGGCGAGCTGTTTTATAAAACAGAGTTTTTGCCACTGCTTGACAAGCAAGGCGTATTTGAGGGTGTTTTTATCATGTCGCACGATATCACGCATGAGGTGAGTTTGGAGCAAAATAGGCAAAAACAAGAGCAAATTTTACTGCAAAACTCCAAAATGGCAGCACTTGGCGAGATGATAGGCGTGATCTCACATCAATATAAACAACCCCTAAATACGCTTTTGCTTCTTGCAAGCGATACTCATGAGCTGTTAAGCGGCAAAAATGGCGATAAAATGGCACTAAAAAACATTGAAAATATACGTATGAACGTTGAGCTTATGAATGAGACTATCGATGTTTTTAGGGATTTTTACAAAGAGGATTTTTGTGAGAAAGAATTTGACCTAACCAACGTGCTAGATGATGTTTTATACATTTGCCGACCGCAGCTTCAAGTAAAAAATATCGAGTTACGCTTTACATACGACGAAGGCTCTTATAAGATCAAAAGCTATGCAAACTACATAAAACACGTGCTTATGAACCTTATCACAAATGCAAAAGATGAGCTGGTAAAAAAGGCAAAAAATAGAGAAAATTTCTCTCCTTATGTGGCTATAAATTTAAGCCAAGATGAGAGCAAATTTATTATTACTATCGAAGATAATGCAAATGGTGTAGATAGTGAGCTTTTAGATAAAATTTTTGAACCGTTTTTTACAACAAAAGGCGACGATGGCACCGGTATGGGACTTTATCTTTGCAAGCTTATTTTTGAGAAAAAACTACGTGGTGACATAAGGCTTGCAAATGCTAAAAATCCGACAAAATTTGAAATAGAGCTATTAAAATGA